Proteins found in one Podarcis muralis chromosome 5, rPodMur119.hap1.1, whole genome shotgun sequence genomic segment:
- the KCNA2 gene encoding potassium voltage-gated channel subfamily A member 2 gives MTVATGDPTDEAAALPGHPQDTYNPETDHECCERVVINISGLRFETQLKTLAQFPETLLGDPKKRMRYFDPLRNEYFFDRNRPSFDAILYYYQSGGRLRRPVNVPLDIFSEEIRFYELGEEAMEMFREDEGYIKEEERPLPENEFQRQVWLLFEYPESSGPARIIAIVSVMVILISIVSFCLETLPVFRDENDEMHGSSSNPSSYSNSTMGSQQQTSFTDPFFIVETLCIIWFSFEFLVRFFACPSKAGFFTNIMNIIDIVAIIPYFITLGTELAEKPEDGQQGQQAMSLAILRVIRLVRVFRIFKLSRHSKGLQILGQTLKASMRELGLLIFFLFIGVILFSSAVYFAEADESDSQFPSIPDAFWWAVVSMTTVGYGDMVPTTIGGKIVGSLCAIAGVLTIALPVPVIVSNFNYFYHRETEGEEQAQYLQVTSCPKIPSSPDLKKSRSASTISKSDYMEIQEGVNNSNEDFREENLKTANCTLANTNYVNITKMLTDV, from the coding sequence ATGACAGTTGCCACTGGAGATCCCAcagatgaagcagcagctttgcCTGGTCATCCTCAGGACACCTACAACCCAGAAACTGACCATGAATGTTGCGAGAGGGTGGTCATCAACATCTCAGGACTGCGCTTTGAAACACAGCTCAAGACACTTGCTCAGTTTCCAGAGACCTTGTTAGGAGACCCTAAAAAGAGAATGAGATATTTTGATCCGCTTCGGAATGAGTATTTCTTTGACCGAAACAGACCCAGCTTTGATGCTATTTTGTACTACTACCAGTCTGGTGGCAGGTTGAGGAGGCCTGTTAATGTCCCCTTAGACATCTTCTCAGAAGAGATAAGGTTTTATGAACTTGGGGAGGAAGCTATGGAGATGTTTCGGGAGGATGAAGGTTACATCAAGGAAGAAGAGCGGCCTTTACCAGAGAATGAGTTTCAGAGACAAGTGTGGCTGCTGTTTGAGTATCCAGAAAGCTCTGGGCCAGCCAGGATTATAGCAATTGTCTCTGTCATGGTCATTTTGATCTCAATTGTAAGCTTCTGCCTGGAAACTTTGCCTGTGTTCCGGGATGAGAATGATGAGATGCATGGCAGCAGTAGCAACCCAAGCTCTTACTCCAATAGCACTATGGGGTCTCAGCAGCAAACATCTTTCACAGACCCTTTCTTTATAGTGGAGACGCTCTGCATCATTTGGTTCTCCTTTGAGTTCTTGGTGAGATTCTTCGCCTGCCCCAGCAAAGCTGGCTTTTTTACCAACATCATGAACATCATTGACATTGTAGCCATCATCCCCTACTTCATCACACTTGGAACGGAACTGGCTGAGAAACCAGAAGATGGCCAACAAGGTCAGCAGGCAATGTCTCTTGCCATCCTCCGAGTGATCCGCCTGGTGAGGGTCTTCAGGATCTTCAAGCTCTCCAGGCACTCCAAGGGATTGCAGATCCTCGGACAGACCCTGAAGGCCAGCATGAGGGAGCTGGGCCTCTTGATATTTTTCCTCTTCATTGGTGTCATTCTCTTCTCCAGTGCTGTCTACTTTGCAGAGGCCGACGAGAGCGATTCTCagtttcccagcatccctgatgcTTTTTGGTGGGCCGTGGTTTCCATGACAACAGTTGGCTATGGAGACATGGTCCCCACGACCATAGGTGGGAAAATAGTTGGTTCCTTGTGTGCCATTGCAGGTGTATTAACAATTGCCTTACCAGTGCCGGTTATAGTGTCCAATTTCAACTACTTCTATCACCGTGAGACAGAGGGAGAGGAGCAAGCTCAATACTTGCAAGTCACCAGCTGCCCAAAGATCCCTTCTTCCCCTGACCTAAAGAAAAGCAGAAGTGCCTCCACTATTAGTAAGTCTGATTATATGGAGATACAAGAAGGTGTGAATAATAGCAATGAGGACTTTAGAGAGGAGAACTTGAAAACAGCCAACTGCACCCTAGCTAACACAAACTATGTTAATATAACCAAAATGCTAACTGATgtctag